From Penaeus vannamei isolate JL-2024 chromosome 37, ASM4276789v1, whole genome shotgun sequence, one genomic window encodes:
- the LOC113811681 gene encoding myc-associated zinc finger protein, which translates to MKVSVLISLALTLALASAAPAPAPVGMMDPASNPFIPSFVKNFIPSASEIAALAALHTTPAPPPLPTAAKPAAPAVPAAAATVAAIIPVAPVVGV; encoded by the exons ATGAAAGTGTCCGTTTTGATAAGTTTAGCCCTGACTTTGGCTTTGGCATCCGCCGCTCCAGCTCCCGCTCCAGTTGGGATGATGGATCCAG CATCAAATCCTTTCATCCCATCTTTTGTGAAGAATTTCATCCCAAGTGCCTCTGAAATCGCAGCTTTGGCCGCCCTTCACACAACCCCTGCACCGCCGCCATTACCTACAGCTGCGAAGCCAG ccGCTCCTGCCGTTCCCGCTGCCGCCGCGACCGTTGCAGCCATCATTCCCGTCGCGCCAGTGGTAGGCGTGTGA